In Octopus bimaculoides isolate UCB-OBI-ISO-001 chromosome 21, ASM119413v2, whole genome shotgun sequence, a single window of DNA contains:
- the LOC106876253 gene encoding uncharacterized protein LOC106876253: MRNKVKEMNKKAIIPILCLVTTISIFVIRSFNLNKESMQLIEMEINKGFLVDSKTCRIPNIDPFDISVRKYFSISKWQPCPGKASLTYQEDNILRINKTVIIQRYKNSFHSCKVYPIVRNDTDDNHIDYLKESLQFKSDVNITHEFIRVQCFNRDNKTIYTNFHAFVQMKKLRPKDMNPYNIGYDGIDSSKDSMKNIDFSNIVENKLSLNVLLIGVDSVSRLNFIRQMPLTRQFLLNHGAIEMLGYNKVGDNTFPNIIPFLTGKYLEELPESKKLEWKPFDKYDIIWKHYNKSGYVTMFAEDSTSGAIFNHLRYGFKKQPTDHYLRPFALAREKQSSLWSNNNFCFGNRMEPAIVLQYAYDFIRVYKDKPYFTLTFITRISHDDMNAAGRGDFEYLRFLKKSFKQNLLNNTILIFFSDHGIRFGLFRKTYVGRLEERLPAMYILLPEWFRYKFPTFWNNLKVNTHRLTTPFDIYETLQDILDIEKAAEHYKSNEIDYKNLKRISLFRKIPLNRSCEAARIKPHWCTCHVFTSVALNDTIVIIVTNYLVNYINNMTSNSSKVCARLKLQEIKNAEISVMNDKVLSYLGKGVQTYKDYRIIMQTLPGEGLFEGSVRYYSDNEQLSLLGEISRINRYGHQSDCIHDFILRKYCYCNK, from the coding sequence ATGAGGaataaagtgaaagaaatgaataaaaaagcaaTAATTCCCATTCTGTGTTTGGTTACCACAATTTCCATATTTGTTATACGGAGTTTCAACCTGAATAAGGAAAGCATGCAATTGATAGAAATGGAAATTAACAAAGGATTCTTGGTTGATTCGAAAACGTGCAGGATACCAAATATTGATCCATTCGACATTTCTGTACGTAAATATTTCTCGATAAGTAAATGGCAACCCTGTCCAGGTAAAGCTTCTTTGACATACCAAGAGGATAATATTTTGAGAATTAATAAAACTGTTATCATACAAAGGTATAAAAACAGTTTTCATTCATGCAAAGTATATCCAATAGTGAGGAATGATACTGACGATAATCATATCGACTACCTGAAGGAATCTTTACAGTTTAAATCAGATGTGAATATAACTCATGAATTTATTAGAGTTCAGTGTTTTAATAGAGACAATAAAACAATTTACACAAATTTCCACGCCTTTGTCCAGATGAAAAAATTACGGCCTAAGGATATGAATCCATATAATATTGGTTACGATGGCATTGACTCTTCAAAAGATTCTATGAAAAACATTGATTTTTCAAACATTGTAGAAAACAAACTTTCACTGAATGTTCTTTTAATTGGAGTTGATTCAGTTTCACGACTGAACTTCATACGACAAATGCCATTAACTCGTCAGTTTTTATTAAATCATGGCGCTATTGAAATGTTAGGTTACAACAAAGTGGGTGATAATACATTTCCCAATATAATACCATTTCTTACTGGTAAATACCTAGAAGAACTACCTGAATCAAAGAAACTGGAATGGAAGCCATTTGATAAATACGATATAATTTGGAAACATTATAATAAATCCGGGTACGTTACTATGTTTGCAGAAGATTCAACATCTGGGGCAATATTTAACCACTTGAGATACGGTTTTAAGAAACAACCAACTGACCATTATTTGAGACCATTTGCACTTGCAAGGGAGAAACAAAGTTCTCTTTGgtcaaataataatttttgttttggtaATCGAATGGAACCAGCTATTGTTCTACAATACGCATATGATTTCATCAGAGTCTACAAGGATAAGCCATATTTCACTTTAACGTTTATTACACGTATTTCACATGATGATATGAATGCGGCTGGACGTGGAGATTTTGAATATCTGAGGTTCCTTAAGAAATCTTTCAAACAAAACCTACTAAACAAtactattttgattttcttttctgatCATGGAATTAGGTTTGGCTTATTTCGCAAGACTTATGTTGGTCGACTAGAAGAACGACTTCCTGCTATGTATATCCTTCTACCAGAGTGGTTCAGATACAAATTTCCGACATTCTGGAATAATCTCAAAGTAAACACTCACCGATTGACAACACCATTTGATATCTATGAAACCCTACAAGATATTTTGGATATTGAAAAAGCAGCAGAACATTATAAATCTAATGAAATTGACTACAAAAATCTAAAACGCATCAGCCTGTTCAGAAAGATACCTTTAAATCGTTCTTGTGAGGCAGCACGTATTAAACCACACTGGTGTACATGTCACGTCTTTACTTCAGTTGCTCTTAATGATACCATTGTAATTATCGTAACTAATTACCTCGTGAATTATATAAACAACATGACATCAAATTCTAGTAAAGTGTGTGCCAGGTTAAAATTACAGGAAATCAAAAATGCTGAAATTTCAGTGATGAATGACAAGGTACTTTCCTATTTAGGTAAAGGAGTTCAGACTTATAAGGATTACCGAATTATTATGCAGACACTTCCCGGTGAAGGTTTATTTGAAGGATCAGTAAGATATTACAGTGACAATGAGCAATTATCATTGTTGGGAGAGATTAGTCGAATAAACCGCTATGGACATCAATCTGACTGTATTCATGACTTTATCCTGAGGAAATATTGCTACTGTAACAAATAG